In Romeriopsis navalis LEGE 11480, the following proteins share a genomic window:
- a CDS encoding NAD(P)H-dependent glycerol-3-phosphate dehydrogenase has translation MHITVIGAGAWGSTLAALAAENDHQITLWSRRLGTPLLEAVSQADVILCAISMQGVREISAQLAGLASDVIILSATKGLDLATATVDTLPLLPSQLWQAAFPDNPIVVLSGPNLATEIQQGLPAATVAASDNLAAAKTMQSIFSSHRFRVYANPDRIGVELCGALKNVIAIAVGTCDGLNLGTNAKSALITRGLAEMTKLGSLWQIEFSTFYGLAGLGDLMATCSSAFSRNYQVGYALGQGQTIEQILHNLQGTAEGINTTAVLLQLANQQQIELPIAQQVGQLLNHTTTPQLAMQTLMERQVGIEHSPD, from the coding sequence GTGCATATCACCGTAATTGGGGCCGGAGCTTGGGGCAGCACCCTCGCCGCCCTCGCCGCCGAAAACGATCACCAAATCACCCTCTGGTCACGTCGTCTCGGGACTCCATTACTTGAAGCGGTGAGTCAAGCCGACGTGATTCTCTGCGCGATCTCCATGCAAGGAGTCCGCGAGATTAGCGCCCAACTCGCGGGTCTTGCCTCAGATGTGATTATTCTGTCAGCCACCAAAGGATTAGACCTCGCAACAGCGACAGTCGATACCCTACCGCTACTCCCGTCCCAGCTCTGGCAAGCGGCATTTCCCGATAACCCGATCGTCGTCCTCTCCGGCCCCAACCTCGCCACCGAAATCCAGCAAGGTTTGCCCGCCGCCACCGTCGCCGCCAGTGATAATCTCGCAGCCGCAAAGACGATGCAATCGATCTTCTCCTCCCATCGGTTTCGAGTCTATGCCAACCCCGATCGAATCGGTGTCGAACTCTGCGGTGCCCTGAAAAACGTGATTGCGATCGCCGTCGGCACCTGCGACGGACTCAACCTCGGCACCAACGCCAAATCTGCCCTGATCACCCGTGGCCTGGCCGAAATGACCAAGCTCGGCAGTCTGTGGCAGATTGAATTCAGCACCTTTTACGGTTTAGCCGGACTCGGTGACTTGATGGCCACCTGTAGCAGTGCCTTCAGTCGGAATTACCAAGTGGGTTATGCTTTAGGCCAAGGTCAAACGATCGAGCAAATTTTGCACAACCTCCAAGGCACCGCCGAGGGCATCAACACCACCGCCGTCCTATTGCAATTGGCGAATCAACAGCAAATCGAACTGCCGATCGCCCAGCAAGTCGGCCAATTGCTCAATCACACAACGACGCCACAACTGGCAATGCAAACCCTGATGGAACGGCAAGTCGGGATTGAGCATTCACCGGATTAG
- a CDS encoding AGE family epimerase/isomerase: MQSRVFRSASVPAGFLLILRCGAIAAVGLTTMSARAIAATLELGSNAPVAETTAAIFQTRATVELNPATPIAQALPANLPSRGRWISHAKRDLIPFYTKPGAFGNPIGKFPSVRCNDGSAVNYSNPCPEVAGNGYLLENRHYVVTMSRQVYTYGVAFHLTGNPEYLKYAKAGVDYLRNNAFDRQNGGTHGYFDNRSQAWGPATGLRNPQELSYALLGMSFYYYLTRDAAVLANIKAAKNHIFGRYYNSSLQALQWQLQDGNGDRARDKRFQAQVDQLSYLFLVTPDLPEPLQTSWKRDIERVVNAMLRDFYAPQDNLFFLNANAPRDRDINQVGTDFGHTAKGFWTIRLAGRLLNQQNWIDFADRNGPKLLQRAYLPQEGAWAVGVNAGGSIDRSKRWWIHAELDQLGSVLALQDPAQAQYLPQTYRYWLNRFVDKNQGEVWTNIAAGSNQPIGLPKAWAWKNGYHSMEHALFGYITTSQLQQKNIRLFYAFEQRPNNNSIRPHLFTGQVRHVKVTNNPNGSKVYRVVFGNLGF, from the coding sequence ATGCAGTCACGTGTTTTTCGCTCGGCTTCAGTTCCTGCTGGTTTTTTATTGATCTTGCGTTGTGGGGCGATCGCGGCAGTGGGTTTAACCACAATGTCAGCACGAGCGATCGCGGCAACGCTAGAACTTGGTAGTAACGCACCTGTCGCTGAGACAACCGCTGCAATTTTTCAGACCCGAGCGACTGTTGAACTGAATCCGGCGACCCCAATTGCCCAAGCGTTGCCCGCTAATCTGCCGAGTCGGGGACGTTGGATTAGTCATGCAAAACGTGATTTGATTCCGTTTTACACAAAGCCCGGTGCATTCGGTAATCCGATCGGCAAGTTTCCCTCGGTGCGTTGCAATGACGGGAGTGCGGTGAATTACAGCAATCCCTGTCCGGAAGTGGCGGGTAATGGTTATCTGCTGGAGAATCGTCACTACGTAGTAACGATGTCGCGGCAGGTTTATACGTATGGTGTGGCGTTTCACCTGACGGGCAATCCGGAGTATCTGAAATATGCCAAGGCGGGGGTGGATTATCTCCGCAATAACGCCTTCGATCGGCAGAACGGTGGCACCCACGGTTACTTTGATAATCGCAGTCAGGCTTGGGGGCCAGCGACGGGATTACGGAATCCTCAGGAGCTATCCTATGCGCTGCTGGGGATGAGCTTTTACTACTATCTCACCCGTGATGCGGCGGTATTGGCTAATATTAAAGCAGCGAAAAATCATATTTTTGGCCGGTATTACAATTCCTCACTCCAGGCATTGCAGTGGCAACTTCAGGATGGCAATGGCGATCGGGCCAGGGATAAACGCTTTCAGGCCCAGGTTGATCAGCTTTCCTACTTGTTTTTAGTGACTCCGGATTTGCCAGAGCCTTTGCAAACGTCTTGGAAGCGGGATATTGAGCGGGTGGTCAACGCGATGTTGCGTGACTTTTATGCGCCCCAAGATAATCTATTTTTCCTGAATGCAAATGCACCGCGCGATCGTGACATTAATCAAGTTGGTACGGATTTTGGACATACGGCCAAGGGGTTTTGGACGATTCGGTTAGCGGGGCGCTTGCTGAATCAGCAAAATTGGATTGATTTTGCCGATCGAAATGGGCCGAAACTGCTGCAACGAGCGTATTTACCCCAGGAAGGTGCTTGGGCGGTCGGGGTGAATGCTGGTGGATCGATTGATCGATCGAAACGCTGGTGGATTCATGCGGAGCTAGACCAACTGGGCAGTGTATTGGCGCTGCAAGATCCAGCGCAGGCGCAGTATTTGCCGCAGACTTATCGCTATTGGCTGAATCGATTTGTCGATAAAAATCAAGGCGAAGTGTGGACAAATATCGCGGCGGGGAGCAATCAGCCGATCGGTCTACCGAAAGCCTGGGCTTGGAAAAATGGCTATCACTCAATGGAACATGCGTTGTTTGGCTACATCACCACATCGCAGCTACAACAGAAGAATATTCGACTGTTCTATGCGTTTGAGCAACGACCCAATAACAACAGCATTCGGCCCCACTTGTTTACGGGGCAGGTGCGGCATGTGAAAGTGACGAACAACCCCAATGGCAGCAAAGTGTACCGCGTTGTGTTTGGGAATTTGGGATTCTAA